In a single window of the Papaver somniferum cultivar HN1 chromosome 8, ASM357369v1, whole genome shotgun sequence genome:
- the LOC113304593 gene encoding transcription factor bHLH91-like isoform X2, protein MDFELDQQEGLVHDPSSVQTGVFDHSNNNNWQQHQEMQEMQDQLQAEQFYQQQLQNNLQCFNSNPFTQSSTPDLLNLLHLPRCGSGGASSSAASMLPNSSISFNNNPLNFHTSSLEIFGASNGNNNEGLHGGENGSGGSSSILYDHPSLHLNNLPPQPPIFRDLFQSLPQTYGLNGSGAGSSLFGGGIDEREGSIYHHHHDGDGNNNGMRQFENSVLDFRRSKNINISGVGGSSSTGGFRRASSHGTKHFTTEKQRREQFNEKYKALSLLVPNPSKQDRATVVQDAIEYIKELRRTVDELKILVDKKRCGSRNKKLKTEEEAAAAAATGDMESSTMKPTSNGNADRDQNSFNGPVRSSWLQRKSKETEVVVRIIDDDVTIKLIQRSKMNNLLLVSRIIDELQLDLLHVSGGCIGDHYSFWFNTKINEGSSVYASAIAKKLIEGVDKNYAASKPENNY, encoded by the exons ATGGATTTTGAGTTAGACCAACAAGAAGGTCTAGTTCACGATCCTAGTTCGGTTCAAACCGGGGTTTTTGATCACTCCAATAATAATAATTGGCAGCAGCATCAAGAGATGCAAGAAATGCAGGATCAGTTGCAAGCAGAACAATTTTATCAGCAGCAGTTACAGAATAATCTTCAGTGTTTCAATTCTAATCCTTTTACGCAGTCATCAACACCTGATCTTCTCAACTTGTTACATTTACCCAGATGTGGTAGTGGCGGAGCATCATCTTCTGCGGCATCGATGTTACCCAATTCATCAATCTCTTTCAATAACAATCCGTTAAATTTCCACACATCTTCTCTGGAAATATTTGGAGCAAGTAATGGTAACAATAATGAAGGTCTTCATGGAGGTGAAAACGGGTCAGGAGGATCGTCGAGTATTCTGTATGATCATCCATCACTTCATCTGAACAATCTTCCTCCGCAACCTCCCATATTCAGAGACTTGTTTCAGAGCTTACCACAAACTTATGGATTGAATGGAAGTGGTGCAGGTAGTTCATTGTTTGGTGGTGGAATTGATGAGAGAGAAGGATCAATTTATCACCATCATCATGATGGAGATGGTAATAATAATGGAATGAGACAGTTTGAGAATTCAGTCTTGGATTTTAGGAGATCAAAGAATATAAATATTAGTGGTGTTGGTGGAAGTAGTAGTACTGGTGGTTTTAGAAGAGCCAGTAGTCATGGTACTAAACATTTTACTACTGAAAAACAAAGAAGAGAGCAATTTAACGAGAAGTACAAAGCTTTGAGTTTACTGGTTCCTAACCCTAGCAAG CAAGACAGAGCTACAGTAGTGCAAGATGCCATTGAATATATAAAAGAACTAAGAAGAACAGTGGATGAACTGAAGATCTTAGTAGATAAAAAGAGATGTGGGAGCAGAaacaaaaagttgaaaaccgagGAGGAAGCAGCCGCAGCCGCAGCAACCGGAGATATGGAAAGCTCAACCATGAAACCCACTTCAAATGGCAATGCAGATCGAGATCAGAATTCGTTTAATGGACCGGTAAGAAGTTCATGGCTTCAAAGGAAGTCGAAAGAGACTGAAGTAGTTGTGAGGATTATCGATGATGATGTAACCATTAAGCTTATTCAGAGATCAAAGATGAataatttgttgttggtttcGCGAATCATTGATGAACTTCAGTTAGATTTACTTCATGTCTCCGGTGGCTGTATTGGTGATCACTATAGCTTTTGGTTCAACACTAAG ATAAATGAAGGTTCATCGGTGTATGCAAGTGCAATAGCCAAGAAACTAATTGAAGGGGTGGATAAGAACTATGCAGCATCCAAACCTGAGAACAATTATTAG
- the LOC113304593 gene encoding transcription factor bHLH91-like isoform X1: MDFELDQQEGLVHDPSSVQTGVFDHSNNNNWQQHQEMQEMQDQLQAEQFYQQQLQNNLQCFNSNPFTQSSTPDLLNLLHLPRCGSGGASSSAASMLPNSSISFNNNPLNFHTSSLEIFGASNGNNNEGLHGGENGSGGSSSILYDHPSLHLNNLPPQPPIFRDLFQSLPQTYGLNGSGAGSSLFGGGIDEREGSIYHHHHDGDGNNNGMRQFENSVLDFRRSKNINISGVGGSSSTGGFRRASSHGTKHFTTEKQRREQFNEKYKALSLLVPNPSKKQDRATVVQDAIEYIKELRRTVDELKILVDKKRCGSRNKKLKTEEEAAAAAATGDMESSTMKPTSNGNADRDQNSFNGPVRSSWLQRKSKETEVVVRIIDDDVTIKLIQRSKMNNLLLVSRIIDELQLDLLHVSGGCIGDHYSFWFNTKINEGSSVYASAIAKKLIEGVDKNYAASKPENNY; the protein is encoded by the exons ATGGATTTTGAGTTAGACCAACAAGAAGGTCTAGTTCACGATCCTAGTTCGGTTCAAACCGGGGTTTTTGATCACTCCAATAATAATAATTGGCAGCAGCATCAAGAGATGCAAGAAATGCAGGATCAGTTGCAAGCAGAACAATTTTATCAGCAGCAGTTACAGAATAATCTTCAGTGTTTCAATTCTAATCCTTTTACGCAGTCATCAACACCTGATCTTCTCAACTTGTTACATTTACCCAGATGTGGTAGTGGCGGAGCATCATCTTCTGCGGCATCGATGTTACCCAATTCATCAATCTCTTTCAATAACAATCCGTTAAATTTCCACACATCTTCTCTGGAAATATTTGGAGCAAGTAATGGTAACAATAATGAAGGTCTTCATGGAGGTGAAAACGGGTCAGGAGGATCGTCGAGTATTCTGTATGATCATCCATCACTTCATCTGAACAATCTTCCTCCGCAACCTCCCATATTCAGAGACTTGTTTCAGAGCTTACCACAAACTTATGGATTGAATGGAAGTGGTGCAGGTAGTTCATTGTTTGGTGGTGGAATTGATGAGAGAGAAGGATCAATTTATCACCATCATCATGATGGAGATGGTAATAATAATGGAATGAGACAGTTTGAGAATTCAGTCTTGGATTTTAGGAGATCAAAGAATATAAATATTAGTGGTGTTGGTGGAAGTAGTAGTACTGGTGGTTTTAGAAGAGCCAGTAGTCATGGTACTAAACATTTTACTACTGAAAAACAAAGAAGAGAGCAATTTAACGAGAAGTACAAAGCTTTGAGTTTACTGGTTCCTAACCCTAGCAAG AAGCAAGACAGAGCTACAGTAGTGCAAGATGCCATTGAATATATAAAAGAACTAAGAAGAACAGTGGATGAACTGAAGATCTTAGTAGATAAAAAGAGATGTGGGAGCAGAaacaaaaagttgaaaaccgagGAGGAAGCAGCCGCAGCCGCAGCAACCGGAGATATGGAAAGCTCAACCATGAAACCCACTTCAAATGGCAATGCAGATCGAGATCAGAATTCGTTTAATGGACCGGTAAGAAGTTCATGGCTTCAAAGGAAGTCGAAAGAGACTGAAGTAGTTGTGAGGATTATCGATGATGATGTAACCATTAAGCTTATTCAGAGATCAAAGATGAataatttgttgttggtttcGCGAATCATTGATGAACTTCAGTTAGATTTACTTCATGTCTCCGGTGGCTGTATTGGTGATCACTATAGCTTTTGGTTCAACACTAAG ATAAATGAAGGTTCATCGGTGTATGCAAGTGCAATAGCCAAGAAACTAATTGAAGGGGTGGATAAGAACTATGCAGCATCCAAACCTGAGAACAATTATTAG